The following proteins are encoded in a genomic region of Mesoplodon densirostris isolate mMesDen1 chromosome 12, mMesDen1 primary haplotype, whole genome shotgun sequence:
- the LOC132500206 gene encoding LOW QUALITY PROTEIN: cleavage stimulation factor subunit 2-like (The sequence of the model RefSeq protein was modified relative to this genomic sequence to represent the inferred CDS: inserted 1 base in 1 codon; deleted 1 base in 1 codon), whose amino-acid sequence MAGVTVRDPAVAGSLHSVFVGNIPYEATEEQLKDIFSEVGPVVSFRLVYDRETGKPKGCGFCEYQGQETALRAMQNLNGCAFSGRALRVDNAASKKSKEELKSPGTGASVIESPYGATISPEDAPESVSKAVASLPPEQMFELMKQMKLCVQNSPREARNMLLQNPQLAYALLQAQVVMRSVDPEIALKILHRQTHIPTLIAGNPQTVHSAGPGSGSSVSINQQNPRAPQAQSLSGMHVNGAPPLMQASLQAEVAAPGQIPATVTGPGPGSLAPGGGMQAQVGMPGSGPVSMEWGQVPMQDPRAAMQRGPLLPPANVPTPRGLLGNAPNDPRRGTLLSVTGEVEPRGYLGPPYQGPPMHHVPGPDSCGPPPHEMRGEPLAEPRPLMAESRRPMLDQRGPPLDGRGGRDPRGIDARGMEARAMEARGLDVRGLEAHAMEARAMEARAVEVRGIEARSMDTRGPVPGPRGPIPSGIXGPSPINMGAVGPQGSRHVPVMQEVSIQGGGQPGGFSPGQNQVTTKLPPEQRQSILIFKEQIQMSTGAP is encoded by the exons ATGGCGGGTGTGACTGTGAGAGACCCTGCGGTGGCTGGTTCTCTCCATTCGGTGTTTGTGGGGAACATTCCATATGAGGCTACTGAAGAGCAATTAAAGGACATCTTTTCTGAGGTTGGGcctgttgttagtttcaggttggTATATGATAGGGAGACAGGAAAGCCAAAAGGTTGTGGCTTCTGTGAATACCAAGGCCAGGAGACAGCACTTAGGGCCATGCAAAACCTAAATGGGTGTGCATTCAGTGGGAGAGCACTTCGAGTGGACAATGCTGCCAGCAAAAAGAGCAAAGAAGAGCTGAAGAGCCCTGGCACTGGTGCCTCTGTCATTGAGTCACCTTATGGGGCGACCATCAGTCCTGAGGATGCCCCTGAGTCCGTTAGCAAAGCAGTTGCCAGTCTTCCACCAGAGCAGATGTTTGAGCTGATGAAACAAATGAAGCTCTGTGTCCAGAATAGTCCTCGGGAAGCACGGAACATGTTGCTTCAGAACCCTCAACTGGCTTATGCTTTGCTACAAGCCCAGGTAGTGATGAGAAGTGTGGATCCAGAAATTGCCTTGAAAATTCTGCATCGCCAGACACATATCCCAACACTGATTGCAGGCAACCCTCAGACAGTCCACAGCGCTGGACCTGGCTCAGGATCCAGTGTGTCAATAAACCAACAGAATCCTCGGGCCCCTCAGGCCCAGTCTTTGAGTGGAATGCATGTCAATGGCGCACCTCCTCTGATGCAAGCTTCTCTGCAGGCTGAAGTTGCAGCACCAGGGCAGATACCAGCGACCGTAACAGGACCTGGCCCTGGTTCCTTAGCGCCTGGAGGAGGAATGCAGGCCCAGGTTGGAATGCCAGGCAGTGGACCAGTGTCCATGGAGTGGGGACAAGTGCCGATGCAAGACCCCAGAGCAGCTATGCAGCGTGGGCCCTTG CTGCCACCTGCCAACGTCCCAACTCCTCGAGGTCTGTTGGGAAACGCTCCAAATGACCCACGCAGAGGCACTTTGCTTTCTGTAACTGGAGAGGTAGAGCCTAGAGGTTACCTGGGACCACCTTATCAGGGTCCGCCCATGCACCATGTCCCTGGCCCTGACAGCTGTGGCCCACCCCCACATGAGATGAGGGGAGAGCCATTAGCTGAGCCCAGACCTCTAATGGCAGAGTCAAGAAGACCCATGCTAGATCAGAGGGGTCCACCATTGGATGGCAGAGGTGGAAGAGATCCCCGAGGCATAGATGCACGAGGGATGGAGGCACGAGCCATGGAGGCAAGAGGATTAGATGTTAGAGGATTGGAAGCCCACGCGATGGAGGCCCGTGCAATGGAGGCCCGTGCAGTGGAAGTCAGAGGGATTGAGGCCAGAAGCATGGATACAAGGGGGCCAGTCCCAGGCCCTAGAGGCCCTATACCTAGTGGAA CAGGTCCCAGTCCAATTAATATGGGGGCAGTTGGCCCCCAGGGATCCAGACATGTCCCAGTCATGCAAGAAGTGAGCATTCAGGGTGGAGGCCAGCCTGGTGGCTTTAGTCCTGGCCAGAACCAAGTCACAACCAAGCTTCCTCCTGAGCAGAGGCAGAGTATCCTGATCTTCAAGGAACAAATACAGATGTCTACTGGAGCgccttaa